The sequence TCGGCACCACCACGTCGATCGTCGGCAGCCCGGGGCCGCCCGGCGACACCGTCGCGTAGCCCCCCGCCGGAGCCGTCGTGCCGAAGAACGCGCCGTACTGCGTGGGCCAGAGGCCGTCCAGCCGGACGATCGCGTCGTCGGCCACGAGCAGCCGGGCGCCGGAGGCGCCCGCGTACTCGGCGGCGACGAGGGTGTACGGCTGCCCGTCGACGACGCTGTCCGCGACCAGGTCGCCCGCGGCGTCGACGAACCGGAGGCGCAACGACATGGCCGCGTCGTACGCGAAGCTCGCGTTGTTGTTGAGCTTCCCGCGCTCGACGAGGCCGACGGGCTGCACCGGCTCGGGGTTGCCGGCCACGTCCACGTACCCGGCGTCGGACAGCCGGGCCGAGTACATCGTCCCCGAGGCCCCGGGGTTCACCTGGACGACCGCGCACCCGGAGGCATCGGTAATCCCGACCCGCGACTCGGTCGTCGAGAACACGACGACCGTCCGGCCCGGGTTGGGCAGCCCGCGCGACGTCGTCACCTTGACCGCCACGAACCCGGTGGTGCCGAGCACCTTGTCGTCCTTGCGCGGCGCGAGCGCCGCGACCGTGGTGACCGGGGCGACGGTGCCCATGCCGTCCCAGGTCACGCGGACCGCGACGCGGAGCGTCGGGTAGTTGACGAGCGATCCGCCCTCGCACGCGGAGTCGCCGTGCCCGGTGAGGTTCCACGCGCTCGTGCGGCGCACCGTGTACGCCGTGCCGTCCACGGTGAGCGGCTGGCCGGCGGCCTGCCCCGCGAGCGGGTGCGGGTTGGTGACCGTGCCCTCGTCGGCCACCTCGACCGGAGCGCCGGAGTCCCGGGAGAACTCCTCGCGCACGATGTCGAGCTCGCGCGCCGCGAGGTTGGCGGCGGCGATGCGGCTGCGGTTCGACTCGCTCATCGACTGGCTCTGCAGGACGATCCCGACGACGACCATCGAGAGGATGCCGAGCACGAGCATCGCGACCGTCAGCTCGATCATCGAGAAGCCGTCGTCGCCGGACGCGCGCCTCGGGCCCGCGTGCGCGAGGCCGCGGTTGCGCAGCCCACGAGCGTTCATGGTGAACCTTCCTCCGGGCCGCCTGCCCGGCGACCGCTGCCCCATCGAACCGCACGTGGGAACGCGTGGGAATAGGCAGAAAGGGTGATATCAAGGC is a genomic window of Cellulomonas fulva containing:
- a CDS encoding type IV pilus modification PilV family protein; the encoded protein is MNARGLRNRGLAHAGPRRASGDDGFSMIELTVAMLVLGILSMVVVGIVLQSQSMSESNRSRIAAANLAARELDIVREEFSRDSGAPVEVADEGTVTNPHPLAGQAAGQPLTVDGTAYTVRRTSAWNLTGHGDSACEGGSLVNYPTLRVAVRVTWDGMGTVAPVTTVAALAPRKDDKVLGTTGFVAVKVTTSRGLPNPGRTVVVFSTTESRVGITDASGCAVVQVNPGASGTMYSARLSDAGYVDVAGNPEPVQPVGLVERGKLNNNASFAYDAAMSLRLRFVDAAGDLVADSVVDGQPYTLVAAEYAGASGARLLVADDAIVRLDGLWPTQYGAFFGTTAPAGGYATVSPGGPGLPTIDVVVPTP